From Xyrauchen texanus isolate HMW12.3.18 chromosome 9, RBS_HiC_50CHRs, whole genome shotgun sequence, the proteins below share one genomic window:
- the LOC127649739 gene encoding uncharacterized protein LOC127649739, with translation MYSVEDLLISHGYKLPRSGPASSSSSAPYDNRNNECRRDNVENRPPGGVGGSGGALNGFGMTDGGADGRTEAGMGVYRPAPVKAYPENNNNINEGHDRIQRRLEVPIAFLGELQPLGDSLATDSGFYDAPSLTFSEHADERDLSFWRRRGQDFSALLDYADPRELRVSGGLWRGPVLTVEELRAERPLARWEEAPWIREPIDSGPETLRVTGERKCQSLGTEEWRPAVGLGRQLSDGEAEHWSQEQQHRLRPAEGNVSATVRAKSQSLPRVLSPEDPHYGELPQSGAPSQPPSLRSNSSAPYNRYHSDWPAGERWSSQTYSHGPAAVVPKPRFSRPVKPPSYETHQQNRGSLETLSSEPVSKPRDRSMCFSQNFDPVRDRSGCYSQSTELLRDRSICFSQTAEPLRDRLVSHSQSAEPIRDRFISHSQSAELLQDRFFTHSHSADLLRDRSLCYSQSSELLRDRSICYSQSAELLRPEAYRADLFYHELTGMEPPGYIPPPSYRRFLPPRSGQNYRADSALVRWKREPVSAEMGQWFSRTSGLSWSECHEDRSMAVVPRRPVHPGPVVPSRPALVQYVPFDDPRVRHISGGPCGNSLTDADKIRHVNKELPCAATLGQSTHDSAFLPSQGPSLSMDTNKMALNEQENTNRWHKGINKGSDNVAPEQSCAKYPTAFHTRPLQPIIKTDQQARVDRIPDQVKVERVTEQVKVERCTEQIRTDQVKVTEQVKPDRVTEPIKLDKPTDSVKLDRFTDKQIKAERLTDQIQVDRIPDQVKADRYTDKHIKPEIKAEKIPEKPIKSDRITDKQSKAERLIEKHLKIDRILEKQLKADRMLEKICKSEKFTDKLSKADKQAKSDSSTDQIKAEKFTDKSGKVDKSMDKGSSESVSTVKTEPVQEPEKKSVKKKLSETIFCLVSVPLSQSSAKSRDQNNNEEKEPDSPPIPPPPPPSSSSENSNTLCSLPNQSLKSTSTTSTDLELQALTLGSGSSSIATRRAHRRRNSRSRIIKPNPHDELRRYSGAWPGDQYRDQETQTSPEPTKNNAIQGPANTEAQDAPSAPEEAGPSESTTVAPVAAPGALRAAAAPSTPAAPSASSVPPTPAAPVSSGAPDPSNPYGYPMKGQKSLKPSSNSAFSRTGTFSKSTGSQPQSPPTDQTEEARLATGPNPETFGQFLLKPVSRRPWDAIEELETINKEVQDQAGKHPSVDQCIEDLNEAYKDIMELSTASNNLPNLPNRSSMQIPDRIKSRLSVDPLGIPATALRPSLVQGSDPEYREVKSAFFRPSTGKSVSFSKQLREEICPVPPPPEAGFRDYKTVMSQITQRKACRSVKLEAPPPKETQRDDHLTAQTSSTSSMSAEFPWADRQPMQDASTLTSPPDYEHICQTLQMARESGAVSRASSDDENWVL, from the exons GTTCTATGATGCTCCCAGCCTGACATTCTCTGAGCATGCAGATGAGCGAGATCTTTCATTCTGGAGAAGGAGGGGACAGGACTTTAGTGCTCTATTGGACTATGCTGATCCCAGGGAGCTCAGAGTGTCTGGAGGATTGTGGCGAGGCCCAGTGCTTACTGTTGAGGAGCTGAGAGCAGAGAGGCCACTGGCACGGTGGGAAGAAGCACCATGGATACGGGAACCAATAGATTCAGGTCCAGAGACTCTACGTGTGACTGGGGAGAGGAAATGCCAGAGCCTGGGCACAGAGGAGTGGCGCCCTGCAGTGGGCTTGGGCCGGCAGCTGTCCGATGGGGAGGCTGAACATTGGTCTCAGGAACAGCAACACCGTCTGCGGCCAGCAGAGGGGAACGTGTCTGCCACAGTGCGTGCTAAGTCCCAGTCACTCCCTCGAGTCCTTTCCCCAGAGGATCCACATTATGGAGAACTGCCTCAAAGTGGTGCCCCAAGTCAGCCACCCTCACTAAGAAGCAACAGCTCAGCTCCATATAATCGATACCATAGTGATTGGCCAGCAGGAGAGCGTTGGAGTAGTCAGACATACAGTCACGGCCCTGCTGCAGTTGTACCAAAGCCAAGGTTCAGCCGCCCTGTCAAACCTCCATCTTATGAGACTCACCAGCAAAACAGGGGGAGCTTGGAAACTTTGTCCTCGGAACCAGTGTCCAAACCCAGAGACCGCTCCATGTGCTTCTCTCAGAATTTTGATCCAGTAAGAGACAGGTCTGGTTGTTACTCTCAGAGCACTGAGCTTCTACGAGATCGGTCCATTTGTTTTTCGCAGACTGCAGAACCACTGAGAGACCGCTTGGTGAGCCACTCACAAAGTGCTGAACCAATAAGAGACAGATTTATCAGTCATTCACAAAGTGCAGAACTACTGCAGGACCGTTTTTTCACCCATTCGCATAGTGCCGACCTGTTAAGGGACCGATCACTTTGTTACTCTCAGAGCTCAGAACTGCTCAGAGACAGGTCCATTTGTTACTCCCAAAGTGCAGAGCTTCTTAGACCAGAAGCATATAGGGCAGATCTGTTTTACCATGAACTGACTGGCATGGAGCCACCTGGTTACATCCCACCCCCCTCCTACAGGAGATTTCTGCCACCCAGGAGTGGACAGAACTACCGAGCAGACTCTGCACTTGTACGATGGAAGCGTGAGCCTGTAAGTGCAGAGATGGGCCAGTGGTTTTCGAGGACTTCAGGATTGTCGTGGTCAGAATGCCATGAGGACCGAAGTATGGCAGTAGTTCCGAGAAGGCCTGTGCATCCAGGGCCTGTCGTACCAAGCCGTCCAGCACTTGTGCAGTATGTCCCATTTGATGACCCGCGTGTCAGGCACATCTCAGGGGGGCCCTGTGGAAACTCGCTCACAGACGCAGACAAGATTCGACACGTCAACAAAGAGCTTCCCTGCGCTGCAACTTTAGGACAATCCACACATGATAGTGCCTTCCTCCCTTCACAGGGACCGAGTCTTAGCATGGACACTAACAAAATGGCTCTCAATGAACAGGAGAACACTAACCGCTGGCACAAGGGGATTAACAAAGGAAGTGACAATGTAGCACCTGAACAGAGCTGTGCCAAGTATCCCACAGCCTTTCATACCAGACCCCTGCAACCAATCATTAAAACAGACCAGCAGGCAAGAGTAGACAGAATCCCTGACCAAGTCAAGGTAGAGAGAGTAACAGAGCAGGTAAAAGTGGAGAGATGTACTGAACAGATAAGAACAGACCAAGTCAAAGTAACAGAGCAAGTCAAACCAGATCGAGTTACAGAACCAATCAAATTGGACAAGCCTACAGATTCAGTAAAGTTAGACAGGTTTACAGACAAACAAATAAAGGCGGAAAGATTAACTGACCAGATACAAGTGGACAGAATCCCAGATCAAGTCAAAGCTGATAGATATACTGACAAACACATTAAGCCTGAAATCAAGGCAGAGAAAATTCCTGAAAAGCCCATAAAATCAGACAGAATTACAGACAAGCAAAGTAAAGCTGAAAGACTTATAGAAAAGCACTTGAAGATTGATAGAATTCTAGAAAAGCAGCTTAAAGCAGATAGAATGTTAGAAAAAATTTGTAAATCTGAGAAATTTACTGACAAGTTGAGTAAGGCTGACAAGCAGGCCAAATCAGACAGCAGTACAGACCAAATAAAAGCTGAGAAGTTCACTGACAAGTCTGGAAAAGTTGACAAATCCATGGATAAAGGTTCCTCAGAGAGTGTTTCAACTGTAAAGACAGAACCAGTGCAGGAACCTGAGAAAAAGAGTGTGAAAAAGAAACTCAGTGAGACTATCTTTTGCCTTGTGTCTGTGCCACTTTCACAGTCCAGTGCAAAATCTAGAGATCAAAATAACAATGAAGAAAAAGAGCCAGACTCTCCCCCAattcctcctccaccaccaccaagCTCCTCCAGCGAGAACAGCAATACACTCTGCTCTCTGCCAAACCAAAGCCTCAAAAGCACATCCACCACCTCCACTGATTTGGAGCTACAAGCACTCACGCTTGGCAGTGGGTCTAGTAGCATTGCAACAAGAAGAGCTCATCGAAGAAGGAACTCACGCTCCAGGATCATTAAACCAAATCCACATGATGAGCTCCGACGTTATTCTGGAGCTTGGCCAGGAGACCAGTATCGTGATCAGGAGACCCAAACAAGCCCTGAGCCCACAAAGAACAATGCAATTCAGGGTCCTGCCAACACAGAAGCACAAGATGCTCCTTCCGCCCCAGAGGAAGCAGGTCCTTCTGAGAGTACAACAGTGGCTCCAGTGGCTGCTCCAGGGGCCCTTAGGGCTGCAGCGGCTCCATCGACTCCAGCGGCCCCATCAGCTTCATCAGTTCCTCCAACTCCAGCAGCTCCAGTGTCATCAGGAGCTCCTGACCCAAGCAACCCTTACGGATATCCCATGAAGGGCCAAAAAAGCCTAAAACCATCCAGCAACAGCGCTTTTTCACGGACAGGTACCTTCTCCAAGAGCACAGGTTCTCA ACCTCAGTCCCCACCAACAGATCAGACTGAAGAGGCAAGGTTAGCCACAGGCCCAAACCCAGAGACCTTTGGTCAGTTTTTGCTGAAGCCGGTGAGCCGACGACCATGGGATGCCATTGAAGAACTCGAGACCATAAATAAGGAGGTGCAAGACCAAGCAGGTAAACACCCTAGCGTGGACCAGTGCATTGAGGATCTTAATGAGGCCTACAAAGATATCATGGAGCTCAGCACTGCCAGCAATAACCTTCCTAACCTTCCCAACCGTTCCTCCATGCAAATCCCTGACCGTATCAAATCCAGGCTGTCTGTAGATCCACTTGGAATTCCTGCTACTGCACTTAGGCCCAGCTTAGTGCAAGGAAGTGACCCAGAATACCGAGAGGTGAAGAGTGCCTTTTTTCGACCATCAACCGGGAAGAGTGTGAGCTTCAGCAAACAGCTTAGAGAGGAGATTTGTCCTGTTCCTCCCCCTCCAGAAGCAGGTTTCAGAGACTATAAAACAGTCATGTCCCAGATAACACAACGTAAAGCCTGCAGATCCGTTAAACTGGAAGCCCCACCCCCCAAAGAGACTCAAAGAGATGACCATTTGACTGCACAAACCTCCTCCACCTCTTCCATGTCAGCAGAATTCCcatgggcagacagacagccCATGCAAGATGCCTCCACACTAACGAGCCCCCCAGACTATGAACACATTTGTCAAACACTCCAAATGGCCCGTGAATCTGGGGCTGTTAGCCGAGCTTCT TCTGATGATGAGAACTGGGTACTTTGA